Sequence from the Thermocoleostomius sinensis A174 genome:
TAATGCCTGCCCTCGATGCGGCTTCAGCCCGGGTGGTTGTAGAAGAATTTGAGGCCCAGAACCCCAACATCCGGCTGAACTTAGTCGAAGGTCCCGCGGCGTCTAACTTGATTGAAGACCTATACACGTCTTCTTTTTTGTTGGGCGATTCGCCCTATGACCTAGTGGTAATGGATGTGGTCTGGCTCCCTAAATTTGCCGCAGCGGGTTGGCTAGTAGACATGACCGACCAGATTCCCGAATCTGAATTAGCCGACTTTTTGCCGGCGGATTTAGAAGGCGGCAGGTATCAAGGACGGCTGTACCGCTTGCCATTTCGCACCGATGTTGGGCTACTGTACTATCGCACTGATCTATTGGAACAAGCGGGATTGCAGCCACCTGAAACTTTTGATGATTTGCTGACAGCGTCGCGCACTATCCAGGAAGCAGGAGAGGCGCAGTGGGGTTATGTATGGCAAGGGCGACAGTATGAAGGGCTGGTGGCCATGTTCGTCGAGGTGTTGTCGGGAGCTGGTGGCTTTTGGGTCAACCCTGAGACGCTGGAGGTTGGCTTAGACCGCCCTGAAACCTTGAAGGCGATCGAGTTTCTGCGCAATACCGTTGCTCAAGGTGTTTCTCCACCAGGGGTCACGACCTATCAAGAAGACGAAGCCCGGCGGCTGTTCCAAAGTGGCAATGTAGTGTTTATGCGCAACTGGCCCTATGCCTACCCGCTGGGTAATGAAGACGGGTCAGCAATTCAAGGACGATTTGACATTAGACCGATGGTGCATGCCCCGGGGCAAGATGGAGCGGGCTGCTTAGGGGGTTGGGGGCTAGGAATCTCCCACACAACGCCACACCCAGAGGAGGCGCTGCAAGTGGTGCGCTTTTTTGCCGGGCCTCAAGGGCAAAAACTGACGGCGCTGGCTAATGGCCATTTGCCGACAATTCGATCGCTCTACAACGATCCAGAGATTGTAGCGCAATATCCCTACTATCCTGATTTGCTGGAAGTGCTAGAACGTGGCGTTTTACGTCCGCCAGTGGCGCAATATGCCCAAGCCTCGGATATTTTGCAGCGCTATCTTAGTGCAGCGTTAACGGGTCGTATGAATCCTGAAGCCGCCATGAAGTCAGCCGCTGATGAAACTCGTCGATTACTAGAGGCAGGAGCCGCCGCATCATGACAAGTACGATTCGATCTCGCGAAAAACGCACTGGATGGCTATTGTTAGCTCCGGCATTGCTGATTTTGGCAGCAGTGTATGCCTACCCCATCGCTCGATCGTTCTGGCTGAGTTTGTTCACACAGAACCTAGGAACCCAGTTGCAACCTGTGTTTAATGGCTTGG
This genomic interval carries:
- a CDS encoding ABC transporter substrate-binding protein, encoding MNVNLLIHRLKRLLLSRLPSRLWLVLTGIGVALSIVFYAAIAFSQQPVVLSMLMPALDAASARVVVEEFEAQNPNIRLNLVEGPAASNLIEDLYTSSFLLGDSPYDLVVMDVVWLPKFAAAGWLVDMTDQIPESELADFLPADLEGGRYQGRLYRLPFRTDVGLLYYRTDLLEQAGLQPPETFDDLLTASRTIQEAGEAQWGYVWQGRQYEGLVAMFVEVLSGAGGFWVNPETLEVGLDRPETLKAIEFLRNTVAQGVSPPGVTTYQEDEARRLFQSGNVVFMRNWPYAYPLGNEDGSAIQGRFDIRPMVHAPGQDGAGCLGGWGLGISHTTPHPEEALQVVRFFAGPQGQKLTALANGHLPTIRSLYNDPEIVAQYPYYPDLLEVLERGVLRPPVAQYAQASDILQRYLSAALTGRMNPEAAMKSAADETRRLLEAGAAAS